The Paenibacillus beijingensis nucleotide sequence GGCGGACGTTACGGACGGAGAGCAGCTGACCAAGGTAGAGCGGCCGACATCGATCGCTTTCGAGAACGTGACGTTCCGCTACCCTTCTTCCACGACGGATAATTTGCAGGATGTATCGTTCGAGCTGCTGGAAGGCCAAACGCTCGGCATTGTCGGGCGGACCGGAAGCGGCAAGACGACGCTGCTGAAGCAGCTGCTGCGGGAATACCCGCTGGGCACCGGCACGATTGCGGTCGCGGATGTACCGATCACGCAGCTCGCCATCGACGATGTTCTCGGCTGGATCGGTTATGTGCCGCAGCAGCCGATCTTGTTCTCAAGGACGATACGCGAAAATATTTTGTTCGGAAATCAAGACGCGAGCGAAGAGGATCTGCAGCGTGCTTTGGCTAGAGCTTCGTTCGCCAAAGATATCATCTTCCTGCCGGCCGGGCTGGAAACGCTCGTCGGCGAGAAAGGCGTTGCCCTCTCCGGCGGTCAGAAGCAGCGCGTCAGCATTGCCCGCGCACTGATTGCCGACCCGGACATTCTGCTGCTGGACGACGCGCTCTCGGCGGTGGACGCCAAGACGGAAGCGGAAATTATTGACGGCATCCGTACGGAACGGGCCGGCAAGACGACGTTTATTACGACGCACCGTCTGTCCGCCGTGCAGCATGCCGATCTCATTCTCGTGCTGGACGACGGACGCATTGCGGAGCACGGCACGCATGAGGAACTGCTGGCACGCGGCGGCTGGTACAAGGAGCAGTACGACCGGCAGCAGCTGGAGGCTCTCGTCGAGGCGTAGGTGAAAAAGGGGTCGCTGCGCAGGCGGGTTTGATCTTCCGATCGCCTCCGTCCCCGGATTCTTGGATTCGATAAACCCCTGTCAGGGTTAGAATCCGGGGACAAAAACGACCGCTTCGCTTCTACAGCTCCGCTCCCTTTTTTCATATGGAGGGGCAGCAAACGCGGCTGCGCGAATAACGCGCTAGCTGACTGAACCGAAAAAAACATCCTCAAAATAAACATAGAAGAAGGTGAGACGATAGTGGGACTGACAGGCAAAAAGCTGTTTCAATACGCGCTGATATTCAAAAGGCCGATCCTCTTCGCGCTCCTGCTGCTGGCGCTGGCCGTCAGCACGGAGCTGCTCGGGCCGTATATCGCCAAGACGATGATCGACCAAAATATCGAAGGCATCGAGAAAGGCTGGCGCGAAGTTCCGGCGAACGGTCCGAACGCCGTTTATTACGACGGCAAATGGTATAAGCGCGCCGACCGGATTGCCCCCGGCGACCGCCCGGGCGCCTCGGCCAGCGTGTTGCAGGTCGGCCGGAGCTATTACTGGCTCAGCGGCACACTGCCGCTGGACGGCAAGCGGGAAGTTGAAGGCGGCAAACTGACGATAACGGCCGCCGACGGACAAACGGCCGAATATACGGTAAAGCCGCTAAGCCGCAGCGAGGTGTACGGCTTCTACAAGCCGGAAATTCCGCGGCTGCTCATGATGGCCGGCGCCTATTTCGCCCTGCTGGCGCTCGCGGCCTGCTTCACCTACGGGCAGCGGCTGCTGCTGCAGACGAGCGCGAACCGGATCGTGCAGCGGATGCGGGAGGATGTGTTCGCCCATATCCAGCGGCTGCCCGTCGGCTACTTCGACAACCTGCCCGCCGGCAAAGTCGTCTCCCGCGTGACGAACGATACGGAGGCGGTGCGGGAGCTGTTCGTGGCGGTGCTGGCGAACTTTTTCGCCGGTATCATCTACATCGCGGCCACGATGGGGGCGCTGTTTCTGCTCGATACGAAGCTCGCGCTGATCGCACTGCCGCTGCTGCCGCTGCTTGTCGTCTGGATCGTTGTGTACCGCCGCTTCGCCGGCAAGTACAACACCGTCATCCGCTCCAAGCTGAGCGACATTAACGCCATGATTAACGAGTCGATTCAAGGCATGCCGATCATTCAGGCGTTCCGCCGCCAGAAAAGCACAGCCAAAGAATTCGATGAGCTGAACGAGGAGTTTTTCAGCTATCAGAGCAAGCTGCTGAGCCTGAATTCGCTCACGTCGCATAATCTGGTGAACGTGATCCGCAATATTATTTTTATCATCGTCTTATGGATGTTCTGGGGAGATTCCCTTGAGGCGGTCGTCTCGGTCGGCGTGCTGTACGCGTTTATCGAATATATGAACCGCATGTTCCAGCCGATTGTCGGCATTGTGAACCAGCTGGCCAATCTGGAGACGGCGCGCGTGTCCGCCGGACGCGTCTTTGAACTGCTGGATCAGCCGGGAACCGACGTGACGAGCGGGACGATGCCCCGTTACCGGGGCGAAGTGGCGTTTGAGAACGTGTCGTTTGCCTACAACAACAACGATTATGTGCTGCGCGACATTTCGTTCCACGCCCGTCAGGGAGAAACCGTCGCGCTCGTCGGGCATACGGGCTCGGGCAAAAGCTCCGTCCTTAACCTGCTGTTCCGGTTTTACGATATTGAAGAAGGACGGATTACGGTCGACGGCAAGGACATCCGCGATATACCGAAGCAGCTGCTGCGCCAGCATATGGGCATCGTGCTGCAGGACCCGTTCCTGTTCACGGGCACGATCGCTTCCAACATCAGCCTCGATACGCCGGGCATGACGCGTGAACGCATCGAGCAGGCGCTGCGCGATGTCGGCGCGTACGATATGTTTATGGCGCTGCCCGGCGGTCTCGATCATCCGGTCATCGAGAAAGGCAGCACGCTCTCCGCCGGACAGCGGCAGCTGATCTCGTTCGCGAGGGCG carries:
- a CDS encoding ABC transporter ATP-binding protein, whose amino-acid sequence is MGLTGKKLFQYALIFKRPILFALLLLALAVSTELLGPYIAKTMIDQNIEGIEKGWREVPANGPNAVYYDGKWYKRADRIAPGDRPGASASVLQVGRSYYWLSGTLPLDGKREVEGGKLTITAADGQTAEYTVKPLSRSEVYGFYKPEIPRLLMMAGAYFALLALAACFTYGQRLLLQTSANRIVQRMREDVFAHIQRLPVGYFDNLPAGKVVSRVTNDTEAVRELFVAVLANFFAGIIYIAATMGALFLLDTKLALIALPLLPLLVVWIVVYRRFAGKYNTVIRSKLSDINAMINESIQGMPIIQAFRRQKSTAKEFDELNEEFFSYQSKLLSLNSLTSHNLVNVIRNIIFIIVLWMFWGDSLEAVVSVGVLYAFIEYMNRMFQPIVGIVNQLANLETARVSAGRVFELLDQPGTDVTSGTMPRYRGEVAFENVSFAYNNNDYVLRDISFHARQGETVALVGHTGSGKSSVLNLLFRFYDIEEGRITVDGKDIRDIPKQLLRQHMGIVLQDPFLFTGTIASNISLDTPGMTRERIEQALRDVGAYDMFMALPGGLDHPVIEKGSTLSAGQRQLISFARALAHDPAILILDEATASIDTETEAVIQAALDVLKKGRTTFVIAHRLSTIRAADQILVLDRGRIVESGNHDTLMLRGGKYYAMYQLQSGVSPSPSGSGSGSATAPIPVPSTT